A region of Lycium barbarum isolate Lr01 chromosome 1, ASM1917538v2, whole genome shotgun sequence DNA encodes the following proteins:
- the LOC132627253 gene encoding uncharacterized protein LOC132627253, translating into MSWRRLTYNNSRSPKWLFLVTLATQGRLYTKDKLFKWGITEDLNWPLCMQAEETVDHLFFSCHVAAQLWKDFLVWQGINRDPVEWKEEVLWMLNYCRNKNVIATTYKMFLAAAVYFAWQERNKIVFQKTRRQPELILAE; encoded by the exons ATGTCATGGAGAAGATTGACTTATAACAATTCAAGATCTCCCAAATGGTTGTTCTTAGTGACTTTAGCAACACAAGGAAGGCTATATACCAAAGACAAGTTGTTCAAGTGGGGCATTACTGAAGATCTTAACTGGCCATTATGTATGCAGGCTGAAGAAACAGTTGATCACTTGTTTTTCTCATGTCATGTAGCTGCACAATTATGGAAAGATTTTTTGGTGTGGCAGGGAATTAACAGAGATCCAGTAGAGTGGAAGGAAGAGGTTCTGTGGATGCTAAACTATTGCAGAAATAAAAATGTTATAGCCACTACATACAAAATGTTCTTAGCTGCAGCAGTTTATTTTGCGTGGCAAGAAAGAAACAAGATAGTTTTCCAGAAGACCAGAAGGCAGCCTGAGTTGATT TTAGCTGAGTAA